In a single window of the uncultured Dysgonomonas sp. genome:
- a CDS encoding RagB/SusD family nutrient uptake outer membrane protein, with translation MKVKYIKSFMTVALLVLAASCTDLDVDIKSQYTEFPDSETAAEAKAANAYFAMRGPLGRDYNHAQTLSSDETMSYSFNGSDYYDNGRYNHMALHNWTPDDATIGYWENFTQGITTCNGLIAEMGGDEAAVTAPIRAVRAYYLWVLMDSYGDVPLLNRILAEDEAIDRSPRAEIAQFIESELLAVIDLLSTNVDISTYGKPTRWMADALLAKLYLNWAVYTCGDVATYTPTMANSKLNDVVKFCDDIIASGKFDLTDSYMSKFNSENGSHIKDFIYAMPFDRETQQGMTYARFWTHRNGNKEFYGVDLPSSVGGCFAVNSEFADKFNLAGDDRNEQIIGGPLYIRSASTYKATTTPWMVDGKQVTLTKNITLNKLDETMPVDNTAHGGRSQGYRSIKFYMDLKTTASQSRNQSNDVPIFRFADVLLMKAEAILRGATATNGDSPMSLMNQIRDYVHAPKVTSNPTLDELLDERAREFADENWRRNDLIRFGKFENDWGYKHIINPSAKTELYRRIFPVPKYILNTNTNWSQNKGY, from the coding sequence ATGAAAGTTAAATATATAAAATCATTTATGACAGTTGCTCTGCTGGTTTTGGCAGCGAGCTGTACGGATCTCGATGTAGACATCAAATCACAGTATACGGAATTTCCTGATTCGGAGACTGCTGCTGAGGCTAAAGCGGCGAATGCTTATTTTGCTATGCGTGGTCCGTTGGGACGTGACTATAATCACGCTCAGACTTTGTCTTCGGACGAAACGATGTCATACTCCTTTAATGGTTCTGACTATTATGACAATGGTCGCTATAATCACATGGCTTTGCACAACTGGACGCCGGATGATGCTACAATCGGCTATTGGGAAAATTTCACTCAGGGTATTACGACCTGTAATGGGCTGATTGCGGAAATGGGTGGTGATGAGGCTGCTGTAACCGCGCCTATCCGTGCTGTCCGTGCCTATTACCTATGGGTATTGATGGATAGCTATGGTGATGTCCCATTACTGAATCGTATTTTGGCCGAAGACGAGGCTATAGATCGCTCACCTCGTGCTGAAATAGCTCAGTTTATAGAATCAGAGTTGTTAGCTGTAATTGATTTATTATCGACAAATGTCGATATCTCGACATATGGAAAGCCTACACGCTGGATGGCCGATGCCCTGTTAGCAAAACTTTATCTGAACTGGGCCGTTTATACTTGCGGCGATGTTGCTACTTATACTCCGACAATGGCTAACAGCAAGCTAAATGATGTCGTAAAATTCTGTGATGACATTATTGCTTCCGGTAAATTTGATTTGACAGATAGCTATATGTCTAAATTTAATTCGGAAAACGGATCACATATCAAAGATTTCATCTATGCTATGCCTTTCGACCGCGAAACTCAGCAAGGCATGACATACGCCCGCTTTTGGACGCATCGTAATGGAAATAAGGAATTCTATGGCGTAGATTTACCTAGTAGTGTGGGCGGTTGTTTTGCCGTTAACTCTGAATTTGCAGATAAATTCAATCTGGCAGGAGATGATCGGAACGAACAGATTATCGGCGGACCATTATATATACGCTCTGCGAGTACTTACAAAGCAACAACTACTCCATGGATGGTTGACGGAAAACAAGTGACGCTGACAAAAAATATTACACTGAACAAATTGGATGAAACTATGCCGGTTGATAATACAGCCCATGGGGGCCGTTCGCAGGGTTATCGTTCCATCAAGTTCTATATGGACCTGAAAACGACAGCCTCTCAGAGCCGTAATCAGAGTAATGATGTGCCTATCTTCCGATTTGCAGATGTCTTATTGATGAAAGCTGAAGCTATTTTACGTGGAGCTACCGCTACTAATGGGGATTCACCCATGTCTCTGATGAACCAGATCCGTGATTATGTTCATGCTCCGAAGGTTACGTCAAATCCGACATTGGATGAACTCCTTGATGAACGTGCCCGCGAGTTTGCCGATGAGAACTGGCGTCGTAATGATCTGATTCGTTTCGGTAAGTTTGAAAATGACTGGGGTTATAAACACATCATCAATCCGAGTGCTAAAACAGAACTCTATCGTCGTATCTTCCCTGTTCCAAAATATATTCTGAACACCAATACCAATTGGTCCCAAAACAAAGGATATTAA
- a CDS encoding anaerobic sulfatase-maturation protein gives MNTMYKFASPFSRPLYVMLKPIGAVCNLRCKYCYYLEKKDLYPDDRNFTMSDQVLEEFIEQYMNSQTMQQVLFTWHGGETLMRPLSFYKKALELQRKYARGRQIDNCLQTNGTLLNDDWCKFFKENNFLIGISVDGPQHCHDKYRKTKDNRPSFVSVMKGISLLKKHGVEFNIMGVVNDYNVDHPLEFYNFFKEIDCYYIQFAPIVEQIDGKPAPWSVPSEKWGDFLIAIFNEWVKKDVGTFFIQYFDSTLANWVGEKPSVCTLAKTCGHAGVMEFNGDVYSCDHFVYPKYKLGNIRKQTLTEMMYSPQQLKFGADKFDTLPTQCQTCEYLFACYGECPKNRIIKTKTGEDGLNYLCKGYYKFFNHVAPYMEFMKTELENERPPSNIMDRNLVRC, from the coding sequence ATAAATACCATGTATAAATTTGCGTCACCTTTTTCTCGACCACTATACGTCATGCTCAAACCAATAGGTGCAGTATGCAATTTGAGATGTAAGTACTGTTATTATCTGGAAAAAAAAGATCTGTATCCGGACGATAGAAATTTCACTATGTCAGATCAGGTATTGGAAGAATTCATTGAACAGTATATGAATTCTCAAACTATGCAACAAGTTCTGTTCACATGGCATGGCGGGGAAACACTAATGCGTCCACTTTCTTTCTATAAGAAAGCCCTGGAATTACAGAGAAAATATGCACGTGGCAGACAAATTGATAATTGTTTACAAACAAATGGAACTCTTTTAAATGACGATTGGTGTAAATTTTTTAAGGAAAATAATTTTTTAATAGGAATATCTGTTGACGGACCACAGCATTGCCACGATAAATACAGAAAGACAAAAGATAACCGCCCGTCTTTTGTCAGTGTGATGAAAGGAATATCCTTATTAAAAAAACACGGTGTTGAGTTTAATATTATGGGAGTTGTGAATGACTACAATGTAGATCATCCTCTCGAATTCTACAATTTTTTCAAAGAAATTGATTGCTATTATATTCAATTTGCGCCGATTGTCGAGCAAATTGATGGAAAACCCGCTCCGTGGAGTGTTCCCAGTGAAAAATGGGGCGATTTTCTGATTGCTATCTTCAATGAGTGGGTAAAAAAAGACGTTGGTACATTCTTTATTCAATATTTCGATTCGACATTAGCAAACTGGGTTGGAGAAAAACCAAGTGTCTGCACTCTCGCTAAAACTTGCGGACATGCCGGCGTTATGGAGTTTAATGGCGATGTATATAGCTGTGACCATTTTGTATATCCAAAATATAAATTAGGTAATATCAGAAAGCAGACCCTTACCGAAATGATGTATTCACCGCAGCAACTGAAATTTGGTGCCGATAAGTTTGATACACTCCCTACACAATGTCAAACTTGTGAGTATTTATTTGCATGTTATGGAGAATGTCCCAAAAACCGAATAATTAAGACAAAAACAGGTGAAGATGGATTAAATTATTTATGTAAGGGATATTATAAATTCTTTAATCATGTTGCCCCTTATATGGAATTTATGAAGACTGAATTGGAAAACGAACGTCCACCTTCAAACATAATGGATCGCAATCTTGTGAGATGTTAA
- a CDS encoding sugar-binding domain-containing protein translates to MKYIFILLSALFLLIGSITQAQNKTINLEGQWRFQIDRSDIGEKEKWFSKKLNDNIYLPGSMTENYKGDDVTLTTEWTASIYDSSFFFNPRLEKFRKPDNLKLPFWLTPVKYYVGAAWYQKDVIIPADWKGERITLFLERPHTESRLWINEKEVGMDNSLSVPHIFDISSFLKIGSNTITLCIDNRTKDIDVGKDSHSITDQTQGNWNGIVGKLELQSTPVTYIDDVQIYPDLKNKKALVKLTIIGQSSGQITLKAQSYNGEKVHTVEPVRQNYTAKSKTTKIDLELLIGNEMLTWNEFHPNLYKLSVSLKTSKGTDTKEVRFGMREFTIEEKYFYVNGQKTMLRGTVENCVFPLTGYAPMNVDSWERVFRICRSFGLNHMRFHSFCPPEAAMEAADLTGFYLQPEGPSWPNHGSSLGDGRPVDDYLWKEAERIVKQYGNYPSFCMFAIGNEPRGRWVPWVSKFVDYWKETDTRRVYTGASVGNSWAWQPRNQFHVKAGARGLAWDNQPESNSDYLSRIDTVKQPYVSHETGQWCVFPDFSEIKKYTGVMRARNFELFREDLADRHMGDLAHDFLMASGKLQALCYKHEIEKTLRTPEYAGFQLLSLNDYSGQGTALVGVLNAFWEEKGYIDAAEFRKFCAPTVLLSRMDKFTFRNDETMTARIEVAHFGEDVLRQQATKWRITDTYGKILTKGQLSPKDIQIGKCQQLGTVSFALQSINKAQKLNLEISFDSTDVSNNWDFWVYPAQLPEVDTSDIYITNRIDEQTKNVLDKGGKVLLLLAGEVEQGKDVVQYMTPSFWNTSWFKMRPPHTEGSLINNYHPVFKDFPTDFYTGVQWWELVQKGQVMEMNNFPAGFQPIIQPIDTWFINRKLGTLFEANVGNGKIMVCSADIMTEPNKRIVARQLYYSIINYMNTIHFVPENSVQLSVIEDLLRNEGERINTHTTDAPDELKNIIR, encoded by the coding sequence ATGAAATACATTTTCATTTTACTCAGCGCATTATTTTTATTAATCGGCTCGATAACTCAGGCTCAGAATAAAACAATAAATCTAGAAGGGCAGTGGCGGTTTCAGATAGATCGGTCTGATATAGGTGAGAAAGAAAAGTGGTTTAGTAAAAAGCTTAACGATAATATCTATCTGCCCGGTTCCATGACCGAGAATTACAAAGGGGACGATGTTACCCTCACTACCGAATGGACAGCCAGTATATACGACAGTTCGTTTTTCTTCAATCCGAGATTAGAAAAATTCCGTAAACCGGATAACCTTAAACTTCCGTTTTGGCTTACTCCTGTAAAATATTATGTGGGGGCGGCATGGTATCAGAAAGATGTGATTATTCCGGCAGATTGGAAGGGAGAACGGATTACTTTGTTTTTAGAGCGTCCACATACTGAATCTCGCCTCTGGATCAACGAAAAGGAAGTAGGTATGGATAATTCTCTTTCCGTTCCTCATATTTTTGATATCAGTAGTTTTCTTAAGATAGGAAGTAATACGATTACTTTATGCATCGACAATCGTACAAAAGATATAGATGTAGGCAAAGATTCACATAGTATAACCGACCAGACACAAGGAAACTGGAACGGAATAGTAGGCAAACTGGAACTGCAATCCACTCCTGTCACTTATATAGATGATGTACAAATATATCCTGATCTGAAGAATAAAAAGGCATTGGTAAAACTCACCATTATAGGTCAGTCATCAGGTCAGATAACACTTAAAGCGCAAAGTTACAACGGAGAGAAAGTACATACAGTAGAGCCGGTTCGGCAAAATTATACAGCTAAAAGTAAAACTACAAAGATAGATTTAGAACTGTTGATAGGTAATGAAATGCTTACTTGGAACGAGTTTCATCCTAATTTATATAAATTATCAGTATCATTAAAAACTTCGAAAGGAACAGATACAAAAGAAGTTCGCTTTGGTATGCGTGAGTTTACGATAGAGGAGAAATACTTCTATGTAAATGGTCAGAAAACCATGCTTCGCGGGACTGTAGAAAATTGTGTATTCCCACTTACGGGCTATGCACCTATGAATGTGGATTCTTGGGAAAGAGTTTTCCGTATTTGCCGCAGTTTCGGGCTTAATCATATGCGCTTTCATTCATTTTGTCCCCCCGAAGCAGCAATGGAAGCTGCCGATTTAACCGGCTTTTATTTGCAGCCCGAAGGTCCCAGTTGGCCTAATCATGGATCGTCTTTAGGCGACGGTCGTCCGGTAGATGATTATTTGTGGAAAGAGGCCGAGCGTATAGTGAAGCAATATGGTAATTATCCCTCATTCTGCATGTTCGCTATTGGCAATGAACCTCGCGGACGTTGGGTGCCATGGGTAAGTAAGTTTGTCGATTATTGGAAAGAAACGGATACGAGACGTGTTTATACAGGTGCTTCGGTGGGGAATAGCTGGGCTTGGCAACCTCGCAATCAGTTTCATGTGAAAGCGGGAGCCAGAGGGCTTGCATGGGATAATCAACCGGAATCGAATTCGGATTACTTGTCGCGTATAGACACCGTAAAACAGCCCTATGTATCGCACGAAACAGGACAATGGTGCGTATTCCCCGATTTCTCGGAGATAAAAAAATATACAGGGGTGATGCGCGCCCGTAATTTTGAATTATTCCGTGAAGATTTGGCCGACAGGCATATGGGGGATTTAGCCCATGATTTCCTGATGGCTTCGGGTAAATTACAGGCATTATGTTATAAACACGAAATAGAAAAGACATTGCGTACTCCCGAATATGCAGGATTCCAATTATTGAGTCTGAATGATTATTCGGGGCAGGGTACTGCGTTGGTTGGCGTATTAAATGCTTTCTGGGAGGAGAAAGGATATATAGATGCCGCCGAATTCCGTAAGTTTTGTGCACCTACCGTCTTATTATCTCGCATGGATAAATTTACATTTAGAAATGACGAGACAATGACAGCCCGTATCGAGGTCGCTCATTTTGGAGAGGATGTATTGAGACAGCAAGCAACCAAATGGCGGATAACAGATACTTACGGAAAAATACTGACAAAAGGACAACTTTCCCCTAAAGACATTCAGATAGGCAAATGTCAGCAGTTGGGCACGGTATCTTTTGCGCTCCAATCGATAAATAAAGCACAAAAGCTAAATCTTGAAATATCGTTCGATAGTACGGATGTTTCCAACAACTGGGATTTCTGGGTATATCCGGCGCAGTTACCGGAAGTGGATACTTCGGATATATACATAACTAACCGGATAGACGAGCAAACAAAAAACGTATTGGACAAAGGCGGTAAAGTGCTTCTGCTTTTAGCCGGAGAGGTAGAACAGGGCAAAGATGTCGTACAATATATGACCCCTTCGTTTTGGAATACTTCATGGTTCAAAATGCGCCCGCCGCATACAGAGGGTTCATTAATAAATAATTATCATCCTGTTTTTAAAGATTTTCCTACCGACTTCTATACAGGAGTGCAATGGTGGGAGCTGGTGCAAAAAGGGCAGGTGATGGAGATGAATAATTTCCCTGCCGGTTTCCAGCCGATCATTCAGCCTATCGATACATGGTTTATCAACCGTAAATTAGGAACATTGTTTGAAGCCAATGTGGGAAATGGTAAAATAATGGTATGCAGTGCCGATATTATGACCGAACCAAATAAACGTATTGTGGCAAGGCAGCTATATTATTCGATAATAAACTATATGAATACAATTCATTTCGTACCCGAAAATTCAGTCCAACTATCAGTGATAGAAGACTTGTTGAGGAATGAAGGCGAACGTATTAATACACATACAACAGATGCCCCGGATGAGTTGAAAAATATTATAAGATAA